Within the Drosophila melanogaster chromosome 3R genome, the region TTGTGCCGCTGATCCGATTAAAGCCGTTTAAGAGCGCATCCATTTTTGATGCGCCCAAAGGATCGTAGAAATCTGCGAAGGAATtgaaaaaccatttaaatttaaagaccTGCAAGGATGCAACCAAAGATGTCTCACCTCCTTCTGTGACTGCATCACAGTCGAACAGCACTCGCATGCCCCGAAGTGCCTTCTCCACCGCCTCCTTGCTCTGGTTGTTCTCGGCTTGCTTCACCTGGAAAAGATCGATGGCCTCCTTGAGACCGCACAGAGATGCCTCCAGGTCGAATTTCCTTTCGGTGGGTTGGGTAATGACCCGCTCCACGCCGAGTGCAGCGGTGGCCTCGAACTCATCCAGAAAGCCATCGTCCGCCAGTTGCTCCTCGGGCACTCCCATGTCTGCAGACAGATCGGCCATCAGGCGTCTGATCTTCTGGGTCTTGTCCCGCAACAGGGCCGTATTCTCCTCCAGATTGACCACATACGAAGAAGCGTACTCCTTCATCACGGCATTTTGGCGGGCCATGACCTTGGCGCTCACGTTTGGTGTTCCCGCCTCTAAGCCAAGTGACTTCTCGCGCTGCTTGATGAGCTCCTGGATCACGAAGCCCACGAACTCGAGCAGGAAGTTGATGAACCTCATGCCTCCGGGCATCACCACCAGATACGACTTGATGTTGGCCCAATGCAGCTGGTGCTTCTCGTTCAGATGCTTCAGATACTCCACCGTGCTGGAGCGAAAGTTCGCCTCCGACTTCTTGTCGGTGATGGGCCAGAAGAAGCGGCGTTTGAACTCCGCGGGATCCAGCAGACGGAAGAGGTAGTGCATCACATGCACGAAGGCCACCTGGTTGGGCTTGAGGAACATGTCCCAGGCAATCAGCTTACGCAGCTCGTCCGGCAGGGGGTGCACCAGGGCCAGTCCCTGCAGCTTCCTGTGGAGCTTCTCGCTCTGCTCCTTCTCTTCGGCCTTCCACGGTGCAATTATGGTCCGATCCATATTTTAGCACAGAAATTAAGTAAAATATGGCGGTTTAGTTTGaagttctttgtttttgttgctgcccaGTGTTACCAAGTGGTTGAATTCAACTGAATGAAGACGTTCCCACTGCCTGTTTATATTGACGAAAAATGTTATATAAAAGGGATAAATCTATTTATTTTCCCTAGGAATAGTAACTGCGAATagcatttgtgttttttaaatgttttttataatatttcccagatatttgtttttaagtacaaatttatttccctaGTTACTCGATTGGTATAAATCCAATGACCTGCCACGGTCACACTAGATTCATAGTTCGGAAATTTGTCGGTTGCTGGAGTTTGTGGacgaatttatatttaatttttaagcactTGGTAATTAACTAATCGACGTTCATTTCGAAGTGACCCCCTGACAAACTAAATAGTTTTCGGATAAAGCTCGAGCCCAGTCACTGGCTGACCCCCAACGAGCCGAAAACCTTGGCATCCGGGTCCAACGTAGCACTTTCTTTTTGTCCGCGGcggagaaaaatcaatatacGCATGGGGTATAGAAATCGAATCTCGGCGCATATATAGTATAGATTACAGACAAATAATCTGGGGGACAAGCGAACGTCCGCCCACCGAAACGATAACCAAATCAGcatgaaaatatgtatgcgACACGGCCGCAAAACTTAGGAAGAAACCCAGTTTGGCCATGAATCATGCAATTGAATGGGCCCATTGtgtactatatatgtacatatgcattcTGATTTAGTGTCTGTTCTCCATTCGCAGATATCGGGAATCCGGCTGCCACAATGGGTTCCCTATTCCGCAGCGAGGAAATggcgctgtgccagctgttcCTGCAGAGCGAGGCGGCCTACGCCTGCGTCTCCGAGTTGGGAGAACTGGGATTGGTCCAGTTCCGAGATGTGAGTAGGATGGGTTACATAAAGCTGCGGTCGAGGCAGCCGCACTGACTAACCATAAACCACAATCATACCCCTTACCTCATTAGCGAATTCGGTATTCCATGAAACGTCCCCTTTAACGCGAATGCAAAGTAAATGCAAAGCTGGTGACACCAGCTACTAAGTGTATAGTATAACTACGTGTGTTAcctcatttaaataaaattgaaaaatatagtGGCATAAGTGCTATATCTTGATCGCACAAATGAAGTATCTTTGAGATCCCCCAATAACAAACCAATCTTTTGAAATCCGCAGCTCAATCCCGATGTCAACGCTTTCCAGAGGAAGTTCGTCAACGAGGTGCGCCGCTGCGATGAGATGGAGCGCAAGCTGCGTTACCTGGAGAAGGAGATCAAGAAGGACGGCATCCCCATGTTGGACACCGGGGAGAGTCCCGAGGCCCCGCAGCCCCGCGAGATGATCGACCTGGAGGTATACGCCGCCATACTCCCTGTTTTCTGCTAAACACTGTTGAACTTATATGGCTTTCTTGTCTGCTGCTCAGGCCACCTTTGAGAAGCTGGAGAACGAGCTGAGGGAGGTGAATCAGAACGCCGAGGCCCTGAAGCGCAACTTTCTGGAGCTGACCGAGCTGAAGCATATTTTGCGCAAAACCCAAGTGTTCTTCGATGAGGTAAGCTGCGGCATGAGTAACTCCATATGGGTATCAGCTAACAAACTGCGATCGGTTACCGATTTACCATTAACAAATGCCGGCCATTGAAGCGGCCGGTAACTAACCAAATTTTCTAAGCAATAACCAATTTCCCAACCGACAACACAAGTGTGGCAGCCACGACTTCTAGTCACATAAGCAATCTATCCCAAATTACACTCTAAAATTATTTCCCCGTATCTCCCCACTCGGCACGTATATCCTCCTTCTCTGCTTCCAAAGGCAAACGAAGTGTGCTTTCTTACCCTTCAGTTTGagtttgtacatatatatcgtAATGTGCGTTTGATATCAGTTGATGGTTATTGTTTCTTTCGGTCGCGTTCCTGGGCAATCAGAGGAAAGCCATGGGGCAATAGgttctaaaatatatttataaaaaaaggTCTTGGAACGCCCTCTTCCTTCTGGCTGCTTGTGAGGAACTCATCCGTGTATTACCCTTTCAAATGCTTCGTTTTCCCCAACCCTctgtttatatatacatatgtacctaGATGTTTGTACAGccttattgtttattattaattatttgactTTTTTCGGTTACTTTATTATGCgttttacattttgtttttccatatCAATCAATAcacaatcaatcaatcaatcaaccaaccaaccaaccaaccaaccaacaccTCCCCGaccaaaaatcaataaaccGAAAAACCAAACCGCACACAACACGTACACCCACCAAAAACACCACCCAATGACCCAAGTCGGTGCCCACGGTGTACAAGTCGAGTGGCGCATACTCATCCAGCAAATATCGGCGCTATCCGCAGATGGCCGACAACCAAAACGAGGACGAGCAGGCGCAGCTGCTGGGCGAGGAGGGTGTCCGGGCCAGCCAACCGGGCCAGAATTTGAAGCTTGGGTAAATATTGATGTGGACCTGGGAGCTGGGAGCACGGACGACGGACCACGACGGGAACAGGGGAAAACTAAACTCAGGCCAAGACCCACTCGCCTTCGCTCTCCTGCTCCTCTCACTCCTTGCTGTTTGTGTTCTACGCGTTCATGTCCTATCCATGTACCTTTGATGAGTGTTCCATGTTTTCCACGCGCTAGGCTATCGAATTGATTTCAAACATAAGCACATTGTCTACTTGTTTGCTCTGGTGTCGGTTTCCAAAACTATGCCTAATCCAATCCAACCTAATCCAATCCCATATCCCACATGCCCACAAATCCCAACAACCAACTTTCGGCGGCGGTTCTACTAACCACTTTCTAAGAGTTAACTCCAAGCTAACCTGTTTGTAAGTCGAGTCGAAATGACCTTTGCCCACCATTCACAATTTCTAGCAAGAAGGCGGCGTAAACCAAACGACCGAGTCGATGACCCGCGCCTTGATCACGGACGAGGCGCGCACCGCTGGTGCCTCCATGGGTCCCGTACAGCTCGGGTACGTATGCACCAGGACAGCTTCGAAAATGGGAAAGACGCACGCTCAGGCGTGGGCCGCAGTTCCGTCGGCAGGCAGATACTCTTTGGGCGAATAAGAGTGTACATAAAGGgataaattgtaattttaaatggTGTACTTTTGGTTATCTTAACCCATTGGGTCTTACTTTTGTATATGTAATCTACTCTTTGTTCGATttgtttatacatatgtacatacccAAAGATCCTATCTTTAGAAGTATCACATAAAGTAATCAGATTAGTGCCGCCCAGGGAGCTTTTGCCTTGcccaattttttttagctcTTAACCAACGAAATGCCACACAAAATTATTGCTTACTGCCGCCAACGCCAAACTAATCAAACTCAGAACGCCAATGCAGCTGCGCCGTCACAGAGAAAGATTAACCGAACCATGTCCATTTATACCGTCCAGCTTGGAGTCCCCTGGAATTTCGAGCAATAATTTTCTGTGCAAGATCCCAAAATGACACATCGAATGCCACTAAATTAAACGTCGTTCTCTTCTTATGCTCCTCTCTTCCCCACACAAAAATGTCCAACCGAAAAATAATGTTGAAAATATAGTTACATGGAGAAATCAAACGAACGTGAGGATTATCTTCCATGGTTGGTACCCTGTcccttcaaaaaaaaaaaagaagaaaaaaacatgACTAGGTCAAACAATCAGTCAAACTCGTATCCATTAGCCAACGTACAGCGCTCATCAATCGTATTTGTATCCGTATTCGTATTCGATCGGTCAATCAGCTGTATATAGAAACATGTCATTAGCTTCGCTCGCCTCGCCTCGCCTCGCCTTGCCTCCCAGCACCGCCCCGCATCCCGTCCAGAACTCAGAGTGCCACCTAGAGTGCTAATGTGTCACCCATTCAACCGATCCCACCCAGTGCCTCATTCATCCCGATCCTCGCTCTCGTAACGCCTCGCGCGTCCATTGGTAACTTGTGCTTGAGAGTTTAGTTTTCCTTGTTTGTCGTAAATAACCGGAATGACATTGTTGGATAGCCCGTAGCGGAGATCTCTCACTAATAGCTGCTTCGTAATCCCCTCTAGCTTCGTGGCTGGCGTCATCCTGAGGGAGCGACTGCCGGCCTTCGAGCGGATGTTGTGGCGCGCCTGCAGGGGTAACGTCTTCCTGCGACAGGCGATGATTGAGACGCCGCTGGAGGATCCCACCAATGTAAGTATGAAATGGGTTGGTGGTCATCTAATTCATTCATCTAAATGAATCAGTAAGCTAATAACTTATTTGCTTCGCATTTTCAGGGCGACCAGGTGCACAAGTCCGTGTTTATAATCTTCTTCCAGGGTGACCAGCTGAAGACGCGCGTCAAGAAGATCTGCGAGGGCTTCCGGGCCACGCTCTATCCTTGCCCTGAAGCTCCAGCCGATCGGCGAGAGATGGCCATGGGTGTGATGACTCGCATCGAAGATCTGAACACCGTGCTCGGCCAGACGCAGGACCATCGCCATCGTGTGCTGGTCGCTGCGGCCAAGAATCTTAAGAACTGGTTCGTCAAGGTGCGCAAGATAAAGGCCATCTACCATACGCTGAATCTCTTCAATCTGGACGTGACCCAGAAGTGTCTGATCGCCGAGTGCTGGGTACCGCTGCTGGACATTGAAACCATCCAGCTGGCCTTGCGCCGCGGAACCGAAAGATCGGGATCGTCGGTGCCGCCAATTCTCAACCGGATGCAGACGTTCGAGAATCCACCGACCTACAATCGAACGAATAAGTTTACCAAGGCCTTTCAGGCATTGATCGATGCCTATGGCGTGGCCAGCTATCGGGAGATGAATCCGGCACCCTACACGATCATCACCTTCCCCTTCCTGTTCGCCGTGATGTTTGGAGATTTGGGCCACGGAGCTATCATGGCGCTCTTTGGTCTCTGGATGATTCGAAAGGAGAAGGGACTGGCGGCTCAGAAGACGGACAACGAGATCTGGAACATATTCTTTGGCGGACGGTACATCATCTTCCTCATGGGCGTCTTCTCCATGTACACGGGTCTTATATACAACGATATATTCTCCAAGTCGCTGAATATCTTTGGATCGCATTGGCACTTATCCTACAACAAGTCCACCGTGATGGAGAACAAGTTCCTGCAGTTGAGCCCGAAAGGCGACTACGAGGGCGCTCCGTATCCGTTCGGCATGGATCCCATTTGGCAGGTGGCGGGAGCCAATAAGATCATCTTCCACAACGCTTACAAGATGAAGATCTCGATCATTTTCGGTGTTATTCACATGATCTTCGGTGTGGTGATGAGCTGGCACAATCATACGTATTTCAGGAACAGGATCTCCCTGCTCTACGAGTTCATTCCCCAGCTGGtcttcctgctgctgcttttcttCTACATGGTTTTGTTGATGTTCATCAAGTGGATCAAGTTTGCCGCCACCAATGATAGTAAGCTTTTTGCCTATTGACCTTCTATTTGGCTGAAGCTAAATGACAACGTTATCCCATTTAGAGCCCTACTCCGAAGCCTGTGCGCCTTCAATCCTGATCACCTTTATCGACATGGTGCTTTTTAACACGCCCAAGCCACCTCCGGAGAACTGTGAAACCTATATGTTCATGGGCCAGCACTTTATCCAGGTGTTATTCGTCCTGGTTGCCGTCGGCTGCATTCCCGTAATGTTGCTGGCCAAGCCGCTGCTCATCATGCAGGCCCGCAAGCAGGCGAACGTAAGTAGACGCTAGTTCGATGCACCCCATTAATTTCATAGAACGGCGTTCCATCTACATCACAACATATCCAAGCACCTCGCACTCCAAACTTTCCACCTTATACTAACTGCTTCTCGTTTATTTGTGCTCCCgattaacaaaattataacCCCAACCAAATCCACACCGAATAAACTAAAACACTTCAATCCACAAACCGTAGGAAGAGGTTAGTCGTGTCGTTTATTGTCGATGTTAAATCGAACTTCTCTAATcgcataattaaatttaaatagtaTAATATGCTGTCAATACTTTTTCGTTTAGAGAAGTTCGACTTTAGTGCCCCCAAATGTTCGTCTTTAACGCAGTTAATAATATACTTCACTTGCAGGTACAGCCCATTGCAGGAGCAACTTCAGATGCAGAAGCCGGCGGCGTGTCCAATAGCGGCTCACacggtggtggcggtggccatgaggaggaagaggagctCTCTGAGATCTTCATTCACCAGAGCATCCACACCATCGAGTACGTCCTAGGTTCGGTATCCCACACCGCTTCCTATCTGCGATTGTGGGCGCTTTCCTTGGCCCATGCCCGTAAGTAATCAATGCAGTAGTAAAAACCTACATAATTACT harbors:
- the Vha100-1 gene encoding vacuolar H[+] ATPase 100kD subunit 1, isoform B is translated as MGSLFRSEEMALCQLFLQSEAAYACVSELGELGLVQFRDLNPDVNAFQRKFVNEVRRCDEMERKLRYLEKEIKKDGIPMLDTGESPEAPQPREMIDLEATFEKLENELREVNQNAEALKRNFLELTELKHILRKTQVFFDEQEGGVNQTTESMTRALITDEARTAGASMGPVQLGFVAGVILRERLPAFERMLWRACRGNVFLRQAMIETPLEDPTNGDQVHKSVFIIFFQGDQLKTRVKKICEGFRATLYPCPEAPADRREMAMGVMTRIEDLNTVLGQTQDHRHRVLVAAAKNLKNWFVKVRKIKAIYHTLNLFNLDVTQKCLIAECWVPLLDIETIQLALRRGTERSGSSVPPILNRMQTFENPPTYNRTNKFTKAFQALIDAYGVASYREMNPAPYTIITFPFLFAVMFGDLGHGAIMALFGLWMIRKEKGLAAQKTDNEIWNIFFGGRYIIFLMGVFSMYTGLIYNDIFSKSLNIFGSHWHLSYNKSTVMENKFLQLSPKGDYEGAPYPFGMDPIWQVAGANKIIFHNAYKMKISIIFGVIHMIFGVVMSWHNHTYFRNRISLLYEFIPQLVFLLLLFFYMVLLMFIKWIKFAATNDKPYSEACAPSILITFIDMVLFNTPKPPPENCETYMFMGQHFIQVLFVLVAVGCIPVMLLAKPLLIMQARKQANVQPIAGATSDAEAGGVSNSGSHGGGGGHEEEEELSEIFIHQSIHTIEYVLGSVSHTASYLRLWALSLAHAQLAEVLWTMVLSIGLKQEGPVGGIVLTCVFAFWAILTVGILVLMEGLSAFLHTLRLHWVEFQSKFYKGQGYAFQPFSFDAIIENGAAAAEE
- the Vha100-1 gene encoding vacuolar H[+] ATPase 100kD subunit 1, isoform F; the protein is MGSLFRSEEMALCQLFLQSEAAYACVSELGELGLVQFRDLNPDVNAFQRKFVNEVRRCDEMERKLRYLEKEIKKDGIPMLDTGESPEAPQPREMIDLEATFEKLENELREVNQNAEALKRNFLELTELKHILRKTQVFFDEMADNQNEDEQAQLLGEEGVRASQPGQNLKLGFVAGVILRERLPAFERMLWRACRGNVFLRQAMIETPLEDPTNGDQVHKSVFIIFFQGDQLKTRVKKICEGFRATLYPCPEAPADRREMAMGVMTRIEDLNTVLGQTQDHRHRVLVAAAKNLKNWFVKVRKIKAIYHTLNLFNLDVTQKCLIAECWVPLLDIETIQLALRRGTERSGSSVPPILNRMQTFENPPTYNRTNKFTKAFQALIDAYGVASYREMNPAPYTIITFPFLFAVMFGDLGHGAIMALFGLWMIRKEKGLAAQKTDNEIWNIFFGGRYIIFLMGVFSMYTGLIYNDIFSKSLNIFGSHWHLSYNKSTVMENKFLQLSPKGDYEGAPYPFGMDPIWQVAGANKIIFHNAYKMKISIIFGVIHMIFGVVMSWHNHTYFRNRISLLYEFIPQLVFLLLLFFYMVLLMFIKWIKFAATNDKPYSEACAPSILITFIDMVLFNTPKPPPENCETYMFMGQHFIQVLFVLVAVGCIPVMLLAKPLLIMQARKQANVQPIAGATSDAEAGGVSNSGSHGGGGGHEEEEELSEIFIHQSIHTIEYVLGSVSHTASYLRLWALSLAHAQLAEVLWTMVLSIGLKQEGPVGGIVLTCVFAFWAILTVGILVLMEGLSAFLHTLRLHWVEFQSKFYKGQGYAFQPFSFDAIIENGAAAAEE
- the Vha100-1 gene encoding vacuolar H[+] ATPase 100kD subunit 1, isoform J — its product is MGSLFRSEEMALCQLFLQSEAAYACVSELGELGLVQFRDLNPDVNAFQRKFVNEVRRCDEMERKLRYLEKEIKKDGIPMLDTGESPEAPQPREMIDLEATFEKLENELREVNQNAEALKRNFLELTELKHILRKTQVFFDEQEGGVNQTTESMTRALITDEARTAGASMGPVQLGYMEKSNEREDYLPCFVAGVILRERLPAFERMLWRACRGNVFLRQAMIETPLEDPTNGDQVHKSVFIIFFQGDQLKTRVKKICEGFRATLYPCPEAPADRREMAMGVMTRIEDLNTVLGQTQDHRHRVLVAAAKNLKNWFVKVRKIKAIYHTLNLFNLDVTQKCLIAECWVPLLDIETIQLALRRGTERSGSSVPPILNRMQTFENPPTYNRTNKFTKAFQALIDAYGVASYREMNPAPYTIITFPFLFAVMFGDLGHGAIMALFGLWMIRKEKGLAAQKTDNEIWNIFFGGRYIIFLMGVFSMYTGLIYNDIFSKSLNIFGSHWHLSYNKSTVMENKFLQLSPKGDYEGAPYPFGMDPIWQVAGANKIIFHNAYKMKISIIFGVIHMIFGVVMSWHNHTYFRNRISLLYEFIPQLVFLLLLFFYMVLLMFIKWIKFAATNDKPYSEACAPSILITFIDMVLFNTPKPPPENCETYMFMGQHFIQVLFVLVAVGCIPVMLLAKPLLIMQARKQANEEVQPIAGATSDAEAGGVSNSGSHGGGGGHEEEEELSEIFIHQSIHTIEYVLGSVSHTASYLRLWALSLAHAQLAEVLWTMVLSIGLKQEGPVGGIVLTCVFAFWAILTVGILVLMEGLSAFLHTLRLHWVEFQSKFYKGQGYAFQPFSFDAIIENGAAAAEE
- the Vha100-1 gene encoding vacuolar H[+] ATPase 100kD subunit 1, isoform G — translated: MGSLFRSEEMALCQLFLQSEAAYACVSELGELGLVQFRDLNPDVNAFQRKFVNEVRRCDEMERKLRYLEKEIKKDGIPMLDTGESPEAPQPREMIDLEATFEKLENELREVNQNAEALKRNFLELTELKHILRKTQVFFDEQEGGVNQTTESMTRALITDEARTAGASMGPVQLGYMEKSNEREDYLPCFVAGVILRERLPAFERMLWRACRGNVFLRQAMIETPLEDPTNGDQVHKSVFIIFFQGDQLKTRVKKICEGFRATLYPCPEAPADRREMAMGVMTRIEDLNTVLGQTQDHRHRVLVAAAKNLKNWFVKVRKIKAIYHTLNLFNLDVTQKCLIAECWVPLLDIETIQLALRRGTERSGSSVPPILNRMQTFENPPTYNRTNKFTKAFQALIDAYGVASYREMNPAPYTIITFPFLFAVMFGDLGHGAIMALFGLWMIRKEKGLAAQKTDNEIWNIFFGGRYIIFLMGVFSMYTGLIYNDIFSKSLNIFGSHWHLSYNKSTVMENKFLQLSPKGDYEGAPYPFGMDPIWQVAGANKIIFHNAYKMKISIIFGVIHMIFGVVMSWHNHTYFRNRISLLYEFIPQLVFLLLLFFYMVLLMFIKWIKFAATNDKPYSEACAPSILITFIDMVLFNTPKPPPENCETYMFMGQHFIQVLFVLVAVGCIPVMLLAKPLLIMQARKQANVQPIAGATSDAEAGGVSNSGSHGGGGGHEEEEELSEIFIHQSIHTIEYVLGSVSHTASYLRLWALSLAHAQLAEVLWTMVLSIGLKQEGPVGGIVLTCVFAFWAILTVGILVLMEGLSAFLHTLRLHWVEFQSKFYKGQGYAFQPFSFDAIIENGAAAAEE
- the Vha100-1 gene encoding vacuolar H[+] ATPase 100kD subunit 1, isoform C, whose amino-acid sequence is MGSLFRSEEMALCQLFLQSEAAYACVSELGELGLVQFRDLNPDVNAFQRKFVNEVRRCDEMERKLRYLEKEIKKDGIPMLDTGESPEAPQPREMIDLEATFEKLENELREVNQNAEALKRNFLELTELKHILRKTQVFFDESVPTVYKSSGAYSSSKYRRYPQMADNQNEDEQAQLLGEEGVRASQPGQNLKLGFVAGVILRERLPAFERMLWRACRGNVFLRQAMIETPLEDPTNGDQVHKSVFIIFFQGDQLKTRVKKICEGFRATLYPCPEAPADRREMAMGVMTRIEDLNTVLGQTQDHRHRVLVAAAKNLKNWFVKVRKIKAIYHTLNLFNLDVTQKCLIAECWVPLLDIETIQLALRRGTERSGSSVPPILNRMQTFENPPTYNRTNKFTKAFQALIDAYGVASYREMNPAPYTIITFPFLFAVMFGDLGHGAIMALFGLWMIRKEKGLAAQKTDNEIWNIFFGGRYIIFLMGVFSMYTGLIYNDIFSKSLNIFGSHWHLSYNKSTVMENKFLQLSPKGDYEGAPYPFGMDPIWQVAGANKIIFHNAYKMKISIIFGVIHMIFGVVMSWHNHTYFRNRISLLYEFIPQLVFLLLLFFYMVLLMFIKWIKFAATNDKPYSEACAPSILITFIDMVLFNTPKPPPENCETYMFMGQHFIQVLFVLVAVGCIPVMLLAKPLLIMQARKQANVQPIAGATSDAEAGGVSNSGSHGGGGGHEEEEELSEIFIHQSIHTIEYVLGSVSHTASYLRLWALSLAHAQLAEVLWTMVLSIGLKQEGPVGGIVLTCVFAFWAILTVGILVLMEGLSAFLHTLRLHWVEFQSKFYKGQGYAFQPFSFDAIIENGAAAAEE